Genomic window ([Eubacterium] hominis):
AATTGTTTTATTTCAATATGATATTTCTTTTCTAATTCCATACGATCAAAATAATATACAGGTCTGGAGCTTATTTTTATTACCTTTTCATCTTTCACAAGTTCATTTAAATATTGTGAAGTAAGTGATCTGGATAAATTTAATAATTTAGATATGTTTATTGTAGTAAATCCAGACAACTGATCTATATTCATAGATCTTGTTGCTTTTTTTAAATATTCAACGACCTGTTCTTTTGTTGATGAATAACTCATTCTTTATCACCTCATTTCTATCCGCTTTTATTTTACGGTTTTATTATAATGAGCTATTTCTTTTACGTCTTTAGTTTCAAAAAATGCCGACACTGAATCAGTATAATGACTCACTTTCGACATTCATTTGATTTCGACATTATTAGTGTTGATATTCTCAACACTGTCATTTTATCAAATATAGTGTTCATAGTCATGCCACAATGAAATCATAGTGTTCATATTATGACAACACTCTCAACATTTTTCTTTTTTTCATTAAGGAAACTCTTAATTTAAATTTTTTCAATATTCTTATGAATTTAGTACAGTGTTGATAATCACTGTTCAATAATTAGCACCTATAGTAAATAATTTGTGATTGATTTCCTTAAAATTTTAATGATATTTTTCCAACAGCTTTCTTTATCTAGGATAAAAATACATACAAATGATGAAAAAATATAATGACCTTATGTTTTATATCAATGTCAAATTATACTAAAAGCAAGAAATTACTAAAATAATTGCATTTATCAAACATTGACGATATTTTAGTATACCGATATACTGTGGACAATGCGGTCATTGATTTGTGTTTAAATGAAATTTTATTGCAAAAAAATACCAAGTTAGTAGAAAAAGTAGTGTTCCACAAACAACTATAACTGACATTTATTCTGGTAAAAGTCGAATAAAAAAATGTATAGTAAAAATATTGTATAAAATAGCAAAAAATTAGATATTTCTATGGAAAGCTTATTGAATCAGATATATCTAAAAAAAGAAAATCTAGATAATTATCTACATAAAGCCAAAAAAAGCTCATTTTCAGAGCCTTTTTTCATCCTCATATTACTATTCTTCGTATCGTTTCACATATATACATTTATTTTTAGAAAATACCATAACATACATATCACATTTCTGCCGATGCATTTGCCTTGTAGAATGATATCGTCTTAATTGATTTTCAGCATCTTGAACTGCTCTTTCTAGCTGTTCCTGACTGTAGCTGTTTTTCAGATATTTGAATTCTATTAATTTATTTGGATAGGTGGCATTTGATGGAATCATCATAAAATCACCATAGCCATTATCGTTTAACCATTCTAAATCAACATCAACTCCCGTGACTGCTTCTACAATCACATCAGCAATTTGTTGTATATTTCGTTCGTGAAAATTTTGAAATAGCCGGTCGGGATATCGTTGAAGAATTTTTTCAATTTCCTCAATAAATAAGTTTGGGCAATCATTATTCAAAAAAGTAACAACTGCTTTCTTCCATAAGCTTGTATCAGATTTAAAATTCAACTGTTTTTCAAGCATATGTCTAAAGTATTTTATAAACACTTTTTGCATAATCATATTTGGTATCCTTAAAGTCATACCAAATGCATCAGCTTCATCAATCGTTAAATAGCCTAAATAGAATAATAAACTATAAAAATCATCAGTTGTAAGTCCAGTATGAATGGTAAACATTTCAGTTAAGTTCACTTCAGGATGATTACCATCTAAAATATTTTGTATTTGAACATCTTCATCTGATTCATATGGCAAATAAAGAAGATTTTCTAATTTTTGATAATCGCTCAGTATGTTCTTATCAACAATTTCATTAGGCTGTTTACCAAAATTCTGCCAATAATCAAGATAATATAATGCCATATTAGGATTAAAAATCCGATGTTTTCCATCCACGGAAAACATATAGCCATCATAATATTGTTTCATATCAGCTAACACAGCATCGACATCCTGTATCGAAGAAACCATGGAAATTAAATATTTCATTTCTTCTATAGTAAATCCCAGCATTTCATTAAACCTGGAATCTAAAGATAAATTCGTACTGATATTAAATCCACTTGTTAAACTGTCTAATGTAATAGGAGAAACCCCAGTCATAAAAATTTTAGCAATGACCGTTTCTGTTGCATATTTTAATTCTTCATAAAATGCTCTTACATACCCATCACTATTTGTTACAGATGTAAATTCTTGATATGCAAAAGATAATAATTCATTTGCAAAATGATCATATTCGTCAATTAACACATAAATTTTTCTATTTTTTAAATAAGGTTCTACATCTACAAAGAATCTTGACAAAATTCTGGCAGTGCTGTTATGTTCTAACAACATAATATCTATATCATAATAGCTTATAAATTTTCTTAAAGAGTCTAATACTTTCATTGAAAATTCAGTTTCTAGTTCTTTACCATGTTTTCCAGTTAAACCAGAGAAATTAAACTTCAACACATAATACGCATTTCTGTTTTTAGTTGGATGTTCATGAATATAAGTATTTTGAAACAGAATATCGAAATGATCAGATTCTTTGATATCGAAATAGCATGCAAGCATATTAATAAATAGACTTTTTCCAAATCTACGAGGCCTTAATATAAGTATAGATTTAAGATTTTCGTTTTCTATGTTCTCGATATATTTTGTTTTATCTATATATAAAAAGCCCAGTTCTCGTATTTCTTTGAAATTTGCATTTCCCTTTGGAAACTTTATGATTGAATTTATCATTATATATCCCTCATAATCCCTTTATTATAATCTTAATTTTCTAATTTTGCTGCTTTTCCTTTATCTTTGTATAAGTATAAATCGCAAATAACGTTAACAAAATCACACTTGCATGAGGCATTTTTATGCTTCCTATTTCTCCCACAATAGCTTTATATAAAGCATAAATCATATACAATACATATTAACAAGCCAATAATACATACAAAAATTTCAAATAATCTTTTTTCATATGATAGCCACCTTTCTTTAAAGGTTATTATAACACTATATAAGCATTGTATAAATGATTATTTTATGAACCGTGAAAGAATATCTTCCACATCATTTATTTCTTGTTTAGTAATCCATGTCGATTCTGGATTACTATTTTGAATGAACCCGCTGAACACCGTACCCTCTTTTGTAAAGTGATAAACAATATCTGTAGGCGTTTTTTCTTCAATTGCTTCTTCAGGTGAATCAGGGCTAAACATATACTTTATGAGTTTTATATCAATACCTTCTATTTTCATATCTTTCTGATCCAGTATTTGAGCATCTTTTGATATCTTGGAAACATCCTTATCAATGTAAAACTGACAGTAATATCCATGGATCGTATCTGTGATTTTATAATGGTATGTGAAGGATAATAACGAATCTTTTTCTTTTTGAATCTGATCTTCTCTAATATGATCAAAACTTAAATGGTATTTCTCATTTAATTCCTCTATCGTCATTTTATTGCTTGTTTGATAAGATGTATATAATGCATAAAAACCTAGTAAAATTATTATCGCCAAAACAATCCAATATCGTTTTTTAGTTTTCATGGAATCCACCTCTCTTTTTCAACTTTATTGTAACACGCTTGCAGACATTCCTCTATTCTATACAACAAAAAACTCTAGCATGTCCACTAGAGCTTTTCTAACACATAGTTTTTAATGAACCAGGATACTCCTTGTTCCTCATTGCTTTTTGTTACATGGGTTGCTTTATCCTGAATTTCTTTGGTAGAGTTTCCCATTGCTACACTGTATTTCACCACGTCAAACATACTAGTATCATTATAATTATCCCCAAATACCAATACCTGATCACTGCTTACTTTCATCAGTTCCATCAGCTTCTTTAGTGTATTTCCTTTGGATGCATCAATATGGGTAAGTGTATAGATATCACCTTCAGAACGTACACAATGCGCTTCTTTACAGTTATTGTTGATTTCATCCATGACCTGTTTCATCAAAATTTCATCATCATGGATAATGACAACTTTAAATATAGAATGTTCAATAATTTCATGAATGGTTTTTGTTTCAATAATATCACTTTTGCCTTTTAGGCGTTCCATAAATTTTGTCAAGCCTGGGTGTGATCCAACAGGATATACCGCAAAGTTGGAGTATGCAAGGAATGGGATACCCCGTTGTTTCAACAAAGTTAAAGCTAACAGCAGGTCGGAAGAAGACATACTGCATTCATAGATACATCTTCTTCCTTCAAACATATTGGCCCCGTTATTAGTGATATACGGTATGTCCACCTGCAATTGTGACACATAGTCCTGCATAATATGCATATTACGGCCAGAACCAAATGTAAAAGCTATGCCCTGCTCCCTCATGGCTGGTAAAAGAGAGGGCATATCGGAATCGATCTGTTTGTTTTCATCTAATAATGTTCCATCCAGATCGGCTACGATCAATTTAATATTTTCTAATCGTTCCATACATTTTCTACCTTCTTAACGATAGAATCTGCATTTAACTCGTATTTTTCTAATAAAGCATCTGGTGTTCCACTTTCTCCAAAGCAGTCCTGCATACCGATCATCACCATCTTCACTGGTTCATTCTTTACCAATACTTCTGCGATGGCACTGCCTAAACCACCGATGACACTATGTTCTTCACAGCTGACGATGACTTCATGTTCTTTTGCCAGTTCTTTGATCAATTCTTCATCGATTGGCTTGATACATGGCATATCTACCACTGTGACTTCTTTGCCTTCAGCTTTCAATGTTTCATATGCACTTAAGGCTTCCTGTACCATCATACCTGTAGCTACGATTGCGACTTTTTTGCCTTTTCTCAAGACATTGCCTTTGCCATATGTGAATGCTGTATCATCTTGATATACATCTTCCACATTGCCTCGTCCAAGTCTTACATAACATGGGCCTTCGATATCTGCGACTGCTTTGACGATCATCTCTGCCTGCTTAGCATCACATGGATTGAATACCTTCATGTTTGGCATTGCGCGCATCAATGCGATATCTTCTACACTTTGATGACTTGCGCCATCTTCGCCTACTGTAATACCAGCATGGGTTGCACATACTTTTACGTTTAACTTAGGATATGCAATACTGTTTCTTACCTGTTCATAAGCTCTTCCTGCCGCAAACATCGCAAAGCTAGATGCATAGACAACCTTGCCACTTGCGGCTAATCCTGCTGCGACTCCCATCATATTGCCTTCTGCGATTCCCATATTGAAATGGTGTTCTGGTCTTGCTTTTTTCGCATCACATGTCTTGGTAGATTTGGTCAGGTCGGCATCTAGTACGATCACATCATCACGTTCTACGATCAGTTCAGCCAGTGCTTTTCCATATGCTGTTCTTGTCGCTACTTTACTCATTGCCTTCACCTTCCAATTCTTTCACTGCTTGTGCACACTGTTCTGCATTTGGTGCACTTCCATGCCATGCGGCATTATTTTCCATAAAGGATACACCTTTTCCTTTGATCGTATGTGCTAGGATCATCGTTGGTTTTTCCTTTTCTTTCTTCGCTTCATCGAATGCGAAACGGATATCTTCATAATCATGTCCTTTGATGTTGATGACATTCCATCCAAATGCTTTGAATTTTTCATCAATTGGTGTAGGGTTCATAACATCACGGATGTTACCATCGATCTGTAAAGAGTTAAAATCTACGATTGCACATAGATTATTCAAACGATAATGAGCAGCAGCCATAGCAGCTTCCCACACTTCGCCTTCTTCACATTCTCCATCACCTAATAAGGTATAAATACGATGATCATTGCCATCTACTTTGTTTGCTAATGCCATACCAACAGCGGCAGAGATACCTTGACCAAGGGAACCTGTGGACATATCGACACCATCGACATAGTTCATATTAGGGTGTCCCTGTAGTTTACTGTTGATCTTTCTGAAAGTATTTAAATCTTCTTTTAATAAACCTTTTTCAAATAAAGTCGCATACAGTAAAGGTGAAGCATGACCTTTTGATAATACAAAACGATCACGATCGATACCTTTGACATTGTCTTCATTGATATCCATGACTTCAAAATATAATACCGTTAATATATCAGCTGCGGATAAAGATCCACCTGGATGACCGCTATTTGCGTTAGCGACCATACGGACGATATTCTCACGAATATGTGCAGCATGTTGCTTTAGTTCTTCTGTTTTCAATTGCTTTCCTCCTGTCCAAATACACTATCTAATCTTTCTCTTAAGAATGCACTCGCATCCTTTAAATCTTGTTTCCATGATTCACTTCCAATATACCAGAATTCTCCGACAAACATACGAACACCCATTGCCTTCAACAGCTGCAGGTTTTCAATATATTCTGTATGTCCTGTGCCAAATGGTATTTCACGATATTTCCCAGGAACTGTTTCTTTCAAATGTGCTGCAAAGACATGTCCCTGTCCTACACGAATATCATTATTTACAGGATTACTATATAATAAGGAAGCGTTCTTTAAGTTTCCAATATCTGGATATACACCCAAATAAGGAGAATTAATCATATTCACATAATACATAGATTTTCCAACGGTATCCATAAATGGTGTTTCCATTGTTTCAAATCCAAGGTTGATTCCTTTTTTCGCAGCCATTAATACTGCTTTATTCAGATTGGTCGCAAAGTCTGCCCTTGTTTTACTATTGCCTTGTTCATAGTACACATCATATCCAGCCAACTGAATCAGGCGTACACCCAGATCACTAGCCAGATCAATTGCTTTTTGCATGATCTCTAATGATCGTTTTTGTGTATCCGGATCACTTGCGCCAAATGGATATTTACGATGTCCACTTAAACAGATGGAATTGATTTTAACACCGGTTTTCCACATAGCATCTACAACTGCTTTACGTTCTTCTTTTGTCCATTCTAAGCGTGCTAATTTTGCGTCAGTTTCATCGATACTCATTTCAAGATAATCAAAACCGCTTTCCTTTGTCAGGTTCAGCTTTTCTTCCCAACTCAGATCAGAAGGCATTGCCTTTTCATATAATCCAAGCTGGTAAGTTCTATTTGCTTTGTCCATAATAAGCGTTTGGTCCATGTTTTCTCTTGAAATGTTTATCTAATAATACCTGTTGCATTGGTTCAATCTGATTGTTGCATAATAGGGAAGCGATGGCATCCATCATGGCACATTCTTCCATAACAACTGCATTGTGTACTGCATTTTCTGCGTCTGTACCCCATGCGAATGGTCCATGACTGTGTACCAATACCCCTGGTACTTCATCTGGATTCAGGCCACGTTCTTTAAATGTTTCTACGATTACTTTTCCTGTTTCTAGTTCGTATTCACCTTGAATTTCTTCTGGTGTCATCAAACGGGTACATGGAATGGCACCGTAGAAATAGTCTGCCTGTGTTGTGCCTAATGCCATGATATCTTTTCCTGCTTGTGCAAAGCTCGTTGCCCAACGAGAGTGTGTATGCACAACACCTCCGATATTTGGCCAGTTGCGATAAAATTCTAAATGTGTCATTAAATCTGAACTAGGTTTCAGATTGCCTTCCACAACGTTTCCTTCTAAATCTACCAATACGATATCTTCTTCTTTCATTTCATCGTATTCCACACCACTTGGCTTAATCGCGATGATTCCTTTTTCTCTATCAATAGCGGATACATTACCCCATGTAAATGTTACCAATCCATGTTTAGGTAGTAACAGATTCGCTTTTAATACCTCTTTTTTTAGTTGTTCCAGCATAAGCATCCTCCTCTATTTTGTTACGACATAAACTGCCGCTTCATTTTTTGTATGATTTGCCGCAACGATCAGATCACGATCATCTTCGTTTACGACACATAAGTTGGCAGGACCTGCACCTTTTTCAATAACGGTTGTCACAAACTTGCCATCGACGTATTGTACATAGAAAATCTCTGCTTCTTCACGACGTACACCAGCTAAGAATGTATTCACACCAGCTAATTTTGCGCCAACCAATGTATGTGCAAAATCAATCTTGTTGTCGTACTTGTAAACTTCCTTGTATGCGCCATCAATCTTCTTATAGATTTTAATCGTATCCCCATGGAATGCTTCAATGGTCATAATTTCATCTTCACCATCATTATCGATATCAATGGTTGCGATTTCTCCAATCTGGCCTTCCATGATAAATTCTTTTGTCCATTCTCCACCTTTTTCATATGGTGGTGTTACACGTAAGATACCCTGATCACTACCAAAGTAACCTACATCTTTTCCATCCTCTTTTGCGTGCCAGTATCCATGATTTCTATATAATCCATCTGCCAAGATACTTAATTCAATACCCTGTGATGGGTCTTCTGGAAGGATACCTGTATAGATACGTCCTGGAACACTCCAGTCGTTTTTGTCTTGTTTGGTTGTGGCAATAGTTGCGCCGATGAAGTAATTAACACCATCTGCATGGTAGATATCAAAACGGTGGATATATGGCATAGAAAGAACATCTTTTACAATCCATCCTTTTTCTGCATCATATTTGCCCCATACGATTTTTGCCAAACTTGGAGATACTTTCAAATAGAACTCCTGTACTGCAAGGAATTCCCCTTCTTTACCAGGAATTGGAATGATAGACATGCAGCCTCCTGGTTTTGTCCATACCACTTCTTTTTTATCGAAGTTTTTACCACTGAACATTTCGCAGATCACATCTGGATCTTCACTTGCGAACAGGATATGGTTTTCGTTATTCATATTGATGTTGCTTGCACAGTAGCATCGTTTTACGTCATCTAAATGTATTTTTTCAATTTTCATTGTCCTTTTTCCTCCATTTTCACGTATTTTTTGTAGAAGAAAAGCTGCACAAGGCAGCTTTTTCTTTTTTTTACTTGTTTTCTAAAGCGGCTGCCAGCCCTTCTTCAATTTCTTTTGCGGACATTACATTTTTCAATCCGACAATTTTTGTGCCCTTCTTTTCAGCATCCGCAAACATTGGAACGAAGTTTCTTGAACATAATACGATATCATACTGACCAGCTGCAGATTTTCCTTCAGATACTGCACAGTGGTGAATATCCGCAACATCTAATCCCATTTTCTTTGTGACCTTTTCTACGTTCAATTTGATCATCATACTTGTACCTGCGCCATTACCGCAGCAAACCAATAATTTTAATTTTCCAGCCATGTTATTACTCTCCTTTACATTTTACTATGTGTCTTTTGGTTGAATCTTTTTTTATTTTTTTGTGTAAATTAAGCCGTCGCTTCGTCTTTTTCTTTTATTTTTTCAAGATAAGCGTCGTAGTCTTCTGTGATTAAGAAATAAGTATCTGGGTGTTTGCGATACTGAATCTGAGGGATAGCCAACAGAATCAATACAACGATAGCAACACCAATATAACCAGCAAACTTCATGATGACTGTGAATGCAGGCCATACAGTTGCCCAGTCAAACATTCCAAGATATCCGCCGTATCCAGCAAGTCCAATCCAGCCAGCGATTAATGCAGAACCGAATACCTGAATTAAACCAGAAATGAATGGGAACAACATTGCAGCTTTGATACCACCACGATTATCTGCATAAATTGCGATAACAGCATTATCGAAGAATACTGGAACGAATCCTGCGATTACAAGAGTAGGTGATTTCATCAGCAACAAGATACCAATGGCGATAAACTGTCCTAAAGCACCCATTAAGAATCCAACAGTTACAGCATTTGCACTACCAAATCCAAATACAGCTGCACAGTCGATACCAGGAACAGCACCAGGTAAGAATGAATTAGAAATACCCTGGAAAGAGTTTGTTAACTCTGTAACGAAGGTACGTACACCTAACTGTAAGATTGCTAGATAAACTGCGAAGTTTAATGCAGTTGTCATGATATAGAAGAAGAAGTTCGCATCTGCTTTCATGAATTCCATAGATACTAAGTAATCTTTACCTAATACAAGTAAGATTGCACCGAAGAATAAGAACATCAATACAGATGTAGCTACCATGTTTTCGTTGAAGATAGATAAGAAGCCAGGGAATTTCAAGTCGTCTAAACGTTTTGTTTCTTTGTTTTTACTCTTGAATTTATCAGCTAATTTAGCGAAAATTGCGATACCGAACATCTGCTGGTGAGCGATAGCGAAGCCGCCGCCTTCTGTTAATTCCTGTGTTACTTCTACGGTTAAGTTAGAACCAACTGCCCAATATAAACCAAGGATCAAGCCCATAACGATCAGAATCTGAGTATCTCCAAGTTTTGGGAAACAGAACAGAATCAGCCAGAATGCTGTAGATGCCTGCTGCATCTGTACGTGACCTGTTGTAAATACAGCACGCATTTTTGTCCATTTCTTTAAACGAACCAATACAAGGTTCATGATAAATGCAACTAGTAACAATAACATTACCTGTGAGAATGTACGTCCAAACTGTTCCCCAATACCAGCTGTAACGGCATTCTGTCCAAAGTAAGGGTCGATAACCATTGCGTCAAGGTTGAAACGATCCTTTAAACCAACCAGGATAGGACGGAAGTTGTTTGTTAATCCCCCAGAACCAACTGCCAATATCATATATCCTACTGTCGCTTTAATAAATCCTGCCAATGCATCATAAAGTGGTTTTCTCAGCAACATATAACCAACGAATACCATCAAACCGATAAAGTATGCTGGCTGTGTCAAAATGTTTGTTGCGAAGAAATTCCATATACTCATTAAAAAGTCCATATATTTCTTCCTTTCCTCACACGATTATTATGTGTGTGCTATGCTTCGTACTTTTCTGCGATTGCTTTTAAATCTTCAATTGTTTTTGCTTCCAGTAAAGCATCCACAATTTCTTCATTCATCAATGTATCCATCAATGCCTGAATGTTTTCTAAGTGTTTTTCATGATCGGTTGCTGCCAGAGAGAAAAACAAACGAGCTTTTTTATCTGGATCCTCTGGATCAAAGTCTACTTCCTTTTCAACCTTCATGAATGAGATCGCTGTACCATTACATCCCGCTGCCCCTTCCGTAGAATGAGGCATGGCGATGTTTGGTACAATCACGATATATGGTCCAAATTTCTTTACACAGTCAATAACTGCCTGAACATAGATGTCTTCCACTGTATTATCAGCTAACAATGGTTTGTAGCCTGCACGGATGGCATCTTCCCAATTGTCAAAGCCTTCTTCAAATGTGTAATGATTTCTTTCAATAATTTCCTTTAACATATATCGCTTATCTCCTACAGAATTGATCTGAATGGAACGTTTGGTTCATCAGTAAAGCAATCTTCAAATCCTCTGCGATAGTGGAACTGGTATTTGTCTTTATCTGTTGGCCATACGTATTTTCCTCCAACATCCCAAATGAATGGGTGGAACTGATACTGTAATACATCTTTCTTATAGTTGTATAACATCATGATTTCCTGTGGATCTGCTTTGAAGTTTGTCCATACATCATAGTGGAATGGAATCACTACTTTACACTGTAATGCTTCTGCCATTCTTAAGATATCCACACTTGTCATCTTGTCCTGGTTTCCGATTGGGTTTTCTCCATATGATCCTAACGCTACATCGATATCATAATCTTTTCCATGTTTTGCGTAATATGTGGAATAGTGAGAATCTCCACTGTGGTAAATGCTTCCTGCTGGTGTCTTAATGATATAGTTGACTGCTTTTTCATCCATATCTGTTGGGCATACGCCTCTAACATCCTCATCATTTGTTACTAAGCATGTTCTATCGAAGCTGTCCACAACGATGATTTCTGTATCTTTTACTTTTACAACATCGCCTGGTTTTACTGTGATACAACGTTCTGCTGGCACACCATAACTTAACCATTTTTCAACACTCTTAGCTGGTCCGATGAATGGTACATCGCCTTCACAGTTCTTTAATACTGCTGCTGCATAGAATGGATCGATGTGATCGTTGTGATAGTGTGTTGATAATACTGCGTCTACTTTTGTGACTGCGAATGGATCGTATACGATTGGCGCAGCTCTTAAGTTTGGCTGTGTCATACGTCCGCCTGTCATGTTTCTCATCTGGTGGAATGGTGCCATTTCTTTTGTTTTCTTTGTACGTTTACCATTTCCAAACCATAAGTCGATAGAGATGTTTGTGTCGTTTTCTGTTTTGATCCAAAGACCTGTACAGCCGATCCACCACATTGCGAATGTTCCTTTTTCTACTACTTCCTGATCGATTTCTTCATTCAGCCATGTTCCCCATTCTGGGAATGCGCCAAGAATCCATGATTCTCTTGTTATTTCATCTACTTTACTCATATTGTCACTCCTCGTATCTTTCTTCTTTAACCGCGGTTCCTTTGTACACCCATATAATAATCCAATAACAAGTTCGTTTCAATACTTTTTACGAACTTTTGAATATTTTTATGATTTATTTTATTTCTGTAATCGCATACATAAAATTTTAAGAATTATTTTATGAATTTTATGATTGACTTTTTTGAAAATGGTTCATATAATGTAGATGTAGATATTATTAAAAATTGAAAGAGGTGTTTTATATGAATATCGCACAAAAAGTTTCCTTCCAGCCCCAATTCAGAAATATTATTATGGGTCTTATTTATTTAGCATTTACTGGTTACAGTGTTTACCAAATGGCAATAACCCCACAATTAGAAGGCAAGATTGCTTATCTTATTGTTATCGTAGTTATCCTTGGTATTGCCTTATGGTCTGAATACCTTCGCCATTTATATCAGAAAGCCATTATTATATTAAATAAAGATGGAAATCCTGAAGAAGCAAAGAAAACATTTGACGGTTTATTGAAAAAAGATATCTTTAGAGGATATCGTAAAACCGTATTGATTTTTGATACCTTATATTATGCAGATCAAATGGATGCTCAGGGATGCTTAGATACTTTAGAAAAAGATCATAAATTCTTCCACAGCTGTATGGATAATTTATTAATCTGGGATTATACAAAATTCTATGCTTATTTCCTTATGAATAATCGTACAAAAACCAAAGCACAATATGAACGTGTGATTAAATTAAAAGATGTAAAAGTAAAAGGTACTAAAATTTCACCTTTATACAACTGGGAATTTATCGAAGGCGTATACTTAATGTCATGTAAAGATTATAAAAAGAGCATAAAAGCATTCCAGAATGTAAATCCAAAGAATATGAATAACCGCGAATTGATGCATTATTATTACCAATTTGCACAGGCTTATCTGGCCAATCATGACAAAGAACACGCAAAAGAAATGTTAGAAAAAACAATAGCATTAAACGGCAATGCGAAAATGAAACAAAGCGCAGAAAAACTATACAAAAGTCTGTAAATAGCTTATAATGTATTTATAAAAAAGAAGAAGGGTTATAAAATGAAAATGAATAAAGAAGTCGTTGATGAGCGACGAAAAAAAGTCATGTCGAAAATTCAAATTCAGGGCAAAGTAAACGTCGAAGATTTAGCGAA
Coding sequences:
- a CDS encoding PTS ascorbate transporter subunit IIC, whose protein sequence is MDFLMSIWNFFATNILTQPAYFIGLMVFVGYMLLRKPLYDALAGFIKATVGYMILAVGSGGLTNNFRPILVGLKDRFNLDAMVIDPYFGQNAVTAGIGEQFGRTFSQVMLLLLVAFIMNLVLVRLKKWTKMRAVFTTGHVQMQQASTAFWLILFCFPKLGDTQILIVMGLILGLYWAVGSNLTVEVTQELTEGGGFAIAHQQMFGIAIFAKLADKFKSKNKETKRLDDLKFPGFLSIFNENMVATSVLMFLFFGAILLVLGKDYLVSMEFMKADANFFFYIMTTALNFAVYLAILQLGVRTFVTELTNSFQGISNSFLPGAVPGIDCAAVFGFGSANAVTVGFLMGALGQFIAIGILLLMKSPTLVIAGFVPVFFDNAVIAIYADNRGGIKAAMLFPFISGLIQVFGSALIAGWIGLAGYGGYLGMFDWATVWPAFTVIMKFAGYIGVAIVVLILLAIPQIQYRKHPDTYFLITEDYDAYLEKIKEKDEATA
- a CDS encoding PTS sugar transporter subunit IIA; protein product: MLKEIIERNHYTFEEGFDNWEDAIRAGYKPLLADNTVEDIYVQAVIDCVKKFGPYIVIVPNIAMPHSTEGAAGCNGTAISFMKVEKEVDFDPEDPDKKARLFFSLAATDHEKHLENIQALMDTLMNEEIVDALLEAKTIEDLKAIAEKYEA
- the ulaG gene encoding L-ascorbate 6-phosphate lactonase, whose protein sequence is MSKVDEITRESWILGAFPEWGTWLNEEIDQEVVEKGTFAMWWIGCTGLWIKTENDTNISIDLWFGNGKRTKKTKEMAPFHQMRNMTGGRMTQPNLRAAPIVYDPFAVTKVDAVLSTHYHNDHIDPFYAAAVLKNCEGDVPFIGPAKSVEKWLSYGVPAERCITVKPGDVVKVKDTEIIVVDSFDRTCLVTNDEDVRGVCPTDMDEKAVNYIIKTPAGSIYHSGDSHYSTYYAKHGKDYDIDVALGSYGENPIGNQDKMTSVDILRMAEALQCKVVIPFHYDVWTNFKADPQEIMMLYNYKKDVLQYQFHPFIWDVGGKYVWPTDKDKYQFHYRRGFEDCFTDEPNVPFRSIL